CTTGAACAGCAGCACCGCGCCGACCATGATGAAGATCGGCGTGGTGAAGCCGATTGCCGTGGTGTCGGCCAGGGTGATGTGCGGCACCGCGATGAACCACAGGCACAGCCCGGCGGTGTGCACGGCGCCGCGACTGAACTGGCCGCCCACGTTCTTCGGCCGCCAGGCCCGCCAGCCGCCGCGCGCCACCAACGGCAGCATCACGCCCAACCCGGCCAGGTAGCGCAGGAACTGGGTCTGGAACGGATCGAGCTGCATCGCCAGCTTGCGCATCAGCGTGTTCAGCAGCACGAACAGGACGCCGGCGGTTGTGGACCACAGCAGCCCCTGCAAGGCCGGCGGCAGGCGCTGCGCGCGCCGGTGCGCGAGCCAGGCGCGGCGCACCCAGGGGTTGCGCTGCCAGGCGCCGGCCCAGCCTTCAGCCGGCATGCGGGGTCTCCATGGCGGCAACTATAGATCGCGCCGCTTGCTACAGTGGCGCGGTCTTCAGGGCGGGGTGGAACTCCCCACCGGCGGTAGGCAGCGCGAGCTGCGAGCCCGCGAGCGCCCGCAGTCGCCCTTGCGACTGCGGGGTCAGCAGACCCAGTCCAATGCTGGGGCCGACGGTCAAAGTCCGGATGAAAGAAGATTCGCGGTGCCTTTGCGGCGCCCGCGATGCGCTGCCGCGCGGCCGTTGGCCGGGCGGCCGCATTCTTGGCCTTGAAGCGTTTTTGTTCTCAACCGACAGGAGCGTTTCATGACGATCGACACCCCCTTGCCCACGGCTTGCGTGCTCGCCATCGAGTTCGCGCCGCTGCCGGCGATCCTGGATGCCGTGCGCGCCGGGCGGCCCGTGCTGGTCCTCGACGATGCCGGCCGCGAAAACGAAGCCGACCTGATCTGCGCGGCCGAAGGCATCACCCCGGACGTGATGGCGATGATGATCCGGGACGGCAGCGGCATCGTCTGCCTGTGCCTGCCACCCGACAGGGCCACTGCCTTGCAGCTGCGGCCGATGGTGGAGGTCAACCGATCGCGATACGCCACCGCATTCACGCAATCCATCGAGGCGGCGCACGGGGTGGGCACGGGCGTGTCGGCGGCCGACCGGGTCCAGACCGTCCGGTGCGCCCTGCGCTCCACGCCGTCGAACATCGAAGGCGTCTCGCCCGGCCACGTGTTCCCGCTGGTGGCCCGGGCCGGGGGCGTGCTGGAGCGCCGGGGCCACACCGAGGCGGCGGTCGACCTGGCCGCGCTCGCAGGTTTGTCGCCTGCCGGCGTGCTGTGCGAACTGATGAACCCGGACGGCAGCATGGCCCGCGGACCGCAAGTCGCCGCCTATGCCCGCCGCCACGGTCTCGTTTGCACGTCCGTCGAAGCGATCGCCAAATTCCGCGAACGGCGGGCCGCGCAGGCTTGAAAGCGGCGCCCGAACCCTTATCATTAGCACTCGCTGGAGATGAGTGCTAACAGATGGGCTGCGCTCGCTCCACGTTAAGTTAATTGGCGCTAACTTTCTGTTGGCGCTTTTTGATGTCCAACCTAGAAGCTTTCCTCGAAGGAGAT
The sequence above is a segment of the Ramlibacter tataouinensis genome. Coding sequences within it:
- the ribB gene encoding 3,4-dihydroxy-2-butanone-4-phosphate synthase encodes the protein MTIDTPLPTACVLAIEFAPLPAILDAVRAGRPVLVLDDAGRENEADLICAAEGITPDVMAMMIRDGSGIVCLCLPPDRATALQLRPMVEVNRSRYATAFTQSIEAAHGVGTGVSAADRVQTVRCALRSTPSNIEGVSPGHVFPLVARAGGVLERRGHTEAAVDLAALAGLSPAGVLCELMNPDGSMARGPQVAAYARRHGLVCTSVEAIAKFRERRAAQA